Below is a genomic region from Govania unica.
CAGACAGGATCGGGAGCGGCGCTCGCCCTCCGTGCCCCTCGGCTGGACCGTGGCCGCAGATCAGCCGCCCGAGATGCAGCCGTTCAAGGGCATCAGATCCGAACTGAAATTTTCCTCCATTTCCGGAGAAGAAATCCCTGAGTGGAGTGGTGAGCTTGATGCGACGCCGGTGGCTCTCGTCCCCATGACCGTTTCGTCCGCAAGTGCCACCCGGCCAAAGGCTTATTACATCCCGCCGCATCTCGGCGATATTGCCGAACGGCTGCGCCATCACGGCATCGTCGTCGAGGACGTGCCCGAGGCCCATGACCGCGCTGTCACAAGGACCCATCTGCCGGAAGCCGGTGTGGTTGGCGGGCGGCGTGAAGCGGGGATCATAGGGGCCTCGTCATCGGAGGTCCTTGAGGGCCATGTGCGGGTGACTCCCGGCAAGACCCGGCAGGAAACTGGTGCGGCCCAGATCTCCGTCGGCAGCTACCGGGTGCCAACCGATCAACCATTGGGGGATCTGGCCATGGTGCTGTTGGAGGTCGACTCCCCGGACAGTTTCTTTCAGTGGGGCTTCATGCTCTCCATCTTTGAAAGCGCCGCCTATAACGAGCCCTATGTGATCGAGCCTCTGGCCCAGCGCATGCTGGACGCGTGCCCGAGCCTGCGCAGCGCCTTCGAGGCAAAACTGAGGGCGGAGCCCGCTTTTGCGGCGGATCCGGCGGCCCGTCGTGTCTGGTTCCTGGACCAGACACCCTATGCCGACCAGAATTTTCGCGTTTATCCGATCCTGCGCGAGGACTGACCTGATCTGGCCCTGGGGTCAGCGCTTGCCCCGCGCGGCGCGTTTATAGGCGGCTTTCAACGCGGCGATCGCATCATGCTTGCTGTCGGTCTGAACGCGGGCCAGCAAGCGGAGCTCATTCTTGTCGATCCGCAAGGCATCGACTTCAAGATAATTCCCGGACCCGGCCGTGAGCTTATAGACAATAAGCTCCGGACGGCCATCCTCTGTGATGTCGGCAAATTTCACCCGCGGCTTGCCGTCGTCCTGAAAGATCGACCCGTCGCGCGAGAACATCGCCCCGGCTGCGAAATCCATCAAATTCCGGTCCTTGAATACAGCCACGGAATAGCTTCCGATGGACGCCGATTCCAGATCACCTTGCGACAGAACCGCAACTCGTTTATCCGGCAAAGTGATAGCCACACCGCCCTTGGCCAGCACCGGGCTTCCGAGGCCGAAAACAGCACAGGCCAGCGCCACCACAGGCCACCCCAGTTTTGAACGCATATCTTTCCTCTCCTTGCTGTGTGGTCTTACGATGTCATCAGGATGTCGCAGCCTTGATATATCCTACGCGAAGGCACGAAGTTTGGGCGAGTTTCCGGTAATGTGGCGATCAAAAATTTATGCTGGCCTTATGGTGATTGTGCCGGTTCTAGGGAGCATTAGTCGATGACGTTGGCCCCCGGGTTTGGTGAGGCGGTGCTGGTCTGGTTGCGGATCGGTTGTTTGAGCTTTGGCGGTCCGGCCGGGCAGATTGCTTTGATGCATCGCATTCTGGTCGAGGAAAAGCGCTGGATCAGCGAGCCGCGGTTTCTCCATGCTTTGAATTATTGCATGTTGCTGCCGGGGCCGGAGGCGCAGCAGCTGGCGGTTTATGTGGGCTGGTTGTTGCATCGGACCTTGGGCGGTGTGGTGGCTGGGCTGTTGTTCGTGCTGCCGGGGGCGCTTGTGATGCAGGCGCTCGCGGCGCTTTATGCGGGGTTCCATGCGCTTGCGCCGGTGGCGGCGCTGTTTTTCGGCATCAAGGCGGCGGTGCTTGCCATAGTGATCGAGGCACTGTTGCGCATTTCGCGCCGGGCCTTGCGCAATGGCTGGCTGTATGTACTGGCTGGCGCGTCTTTTCTGGCGCTTTTTCTGTTCGGGCTGCCGTTTCCACTGGTCATCCTGATGGCGGGCCTCATCGGGTTTTCACAGGCGTCGTCACGGGTATTTGAGCAACCTCCCCATGAGGAGGAGCCGCTGCCGGATCACACCCGCCCACGTCCGGGGCAGAGTTTGCGGGTGCTGCTGATCTGGGGCACGGTCTGGCTTTTACCGCTTTTGCTGCTTGTGCTTTTGCTCGGGCGCGGGCATGTGCTGACCGAGATCGGGCTGTTTTTCTCACAGATGGCGGTGGTCACCTTCGGTGGGGCCTATGCGGTCTTAAGCTATGTGGCGCAGGAGGCGGTTCAGCAGTTCGGCTGGCTGGCCCCGGGCGAGATGTTCGACGGTCTCGGGCTGGCCGAGACGACTCCTGGGCCGCTCATTCTGGTGCTGGAGTTCGTGGGCTTTCTCGCCGCCTTTCGCGACAGCGGCATGGTCAATCCTTATGTGATGGGGGCCTTTGGTGCATTGGTGGTGCTCTGGATGACCTTTGCGCCCTGTTTCCTGTGGATTTTTCTGGGTGCGCCTTATATTGAGGTCATTCGCGGCAATCGTCGGCTTAATGCGGCGCTCACAGCGATCACGGCGGCGGTCTGTGGGGTTATTCTCAATCTGTCGCTGTGGTTTGCCCTACATGTGCTGTTCCGGGATATGGTCAGCGTGAGGATCGGTGGCGTTGCTGTCAGTCTGCCGGAGGTCGCGAGTTTCGATGGCGAAGCTTTTATGCTGGCGCTGGTGGCGGCGTTGGCGGTCTTTTATCTGCGCCTCGGTATTTTGCCGGTATTGGGTCTGAGCGCCGGCCTCGGGATTTTGATGAAGGCGCTGTGAGCGCGATTGTTTCAGGATGGCCCCATGACGGAATATCTGTCCCTCATTCTCGCGCTGATGGCGGCGGGGCTTTTGACGGGGTTTCTCGCCGGGCTGCTTGGAGTCGGTGGCGGCGGCATCATGGTGCCCCTGTTGTATTTCGTATTCGGCAGGCTTGGGGCCGCACATGATTATCTGATGCATATGGCCATCGCCACATCCTTTGCGACCATGGTGCCGACG
It encodes:
- a CDS encoding PliI family lysozyme inhibitor of I-type lysozyme; translated protein: MRSKLGWPVVALACAVFGLGSPVLAKGGVAITLPDKRVAVLSQGDLESASIGSYSVAVFKDRNLMDFAAGAMFSRDGSIFQDDGKPRVKFADITEDGRPELIVYKLTAGSGNYLEVDALRIDKNELRLLARVQTDSKHDAIAALKAAYKRAARGKR
- the chrA gene encoding chromate efflux transporter; the protein is MTLAPGFGEAVLVWLRIGCLSFGGPAGQIALMHRILVEEKRWISEPRFLHALNYCMLLPGPEAQQLAVYVGWLLHRTLGGVVAGLLFVLPGALVMQALAALYAGFHALAPVAALFFGIKAAVLAIVIEALLRISRRALRNGWLYVLAGASFLALFLFGLPFPLVILMAGLIGFSQASSRVFEQPPHEEEPLPDHTRPRPGQSLRVLLIWGTVWLLPLLLLVLLLGRGHVLTEIGLFFSQMAVVTFGGAYAVLSYVAQEAVQQFGWLAPGEMFDGLGLAETTPGPLILVLEFVGFLAAFRDSGMVNPYVMGAFGALVVLWMTFAPCFLWIFLGAPYIEVIRGNRRLNAALTAITAAVCGVILNLSLWFALHVLFRDMVSVRIGGVAVSLPEVASFDGEAFMLALVAALAVFYLRLGILPVLGLSAGLGILMKAL